Genomic segment of Salvia splendens isolate huo1 chromosome 12, SspV2, whole genome shotgun sequence:
TCTCTCGGTATCACCCTGCCGCCACTAGAAAAAGTGAGGGGCACATGCCACATGTCTTATTATTATTGGCTgaatattgaaatatttttatttttatttgttcacTTTTTATTATTGGTTTATTTTATTACTTGATTATTGGAGtaaatgtattttgtaataaatTTGCACAATAACAATATAATTCTATATCACATTTTCAATCTCGAAAATTTTGCcctacattaatttattttattcaatgatTATTACATTTATCTCTATATATCTTTTCAAATAttatgtgaattattcttccaaAAAAATCATGTGAACCACTCTTTCAAAAAATGACATGAActacttcattttttattattttcattttcatttattattttttatcatttgcTACTACATTGTGCTTCACGTTTCTATATATATCCCACTTAACATGTAGAACTCATCAcaaaagcaaaccaaatttatcaaTGTAAATTTCCTTTCATTCTTGCTTTGATAATTTTGGTTTTATGGATCCAAATCATCCAAATTATCACCCTTGTTTCCCAAACTAATTTAATTCCCAAAATTATCAACAATCATCAGAATATCCAAATTCGcaaaatttttcaaattttgcacCATCTTATCAGAATCACCAATCATTTTCAAATCCAGAGTATTCACAAAACCTTGAATTATCTCCAAATCTAAGCCAAATCACCAATCATTTTCAAATCCAGAGTATTCACAAAACCTTGAATTATCTCCAAATCTAAGCCAAATTCCTACATCAACTGAAATTCTCACATCAAAAAATGTCACCCAAAACTTGTTCGGAGATGCCCAACAAGCGAACAAAAAGAAGAGGAGCTCAAACAAtgtaagttgggttgtgaaagAAGATTTAGCATTTATGTCTTCTTGGGTCTATGCAAGCGTAGATAGTGTGCGTGGTAAACATCATAGGGGAGATGCATTATAGGTACGTGTGAAAAAATTGTATCACGAAAGTCAAGCAGAAAATCCAGCTGAAATTAACAAAAGAAATGTGGATTCTATGAAGAGTCAATGGAAACGACTTAACGAAAATGCAAGCAATTGGGTGGCTGCTTGCATAGAAGCAAACGCGCGAAGGAGGAGTGGAATGAGCAACCAAGATGTTGAGAATGAAGCTCATAGCATCTACCAAGCAGGAGGCGGCAAcaaatttcaagatttgataGTGTTTAATGAAGTTATGAGCAAACATCCAAAGTGGAGTATTCATGATATAACACATGTATTTCCTGACAATGAAAATGTTGTTTATGAACATGATGGTAGCAATTCAAAGAGGACAAAGACTTCTGAATCTGGCGAGTATAGTATCCCTTCAAATTCGGAAACTCCTACATCTGGACATTCAACTAGTTTTCGGCCTATAGGCAGAGACAAgacaaaaagaaaaggaaaaagtaaGGTAACACAATCTGATTCTACTAATGCTCAAGTTGCTGCAGAACTTCATGCACTTAGGCTAGCTAAAGATAATGTGAACGAACTAGTGAAGGCTCGACTGCAGATAGAGCGTGAAAAGCTGGAAACTCTATGAAGATGTACCAAAAAATGTTGATTAAGTTGTTGGACAAAGAGCACTTGTCCCCAGAAGATCAAGAGATGAAACATCGACTAATGGAGATTGTGTTTGGAAAATGAATGATTTTAGTTTGATATGGGTTTGGTGTGACAATAAGTCACGTAATATTCGTTTGGTGTGACATTAGTTTAAGTAATATTAGTTTGGTgtgcttttaattatgtaatgttagTTTGGTGTGTGTTGGTGTGATATTTGTTTGTACtttatgtaatataaatttgtgtaATATTAAGTTTATGTGATATGGTCACATGCATCTTTATGCAAAAGCAATTGAGATGTCACAAAGATTATTTCTTTATCACATGATTTATTTTAGATATGATTTTCGTGACATATGCATTTTCCTGTAAAAGTATTTGAGATGTCACTAACATCATTTCTTTATCACATGCATTTGCAGAAATGGGTTTTG
This window contains:
- the LOC121757455 gene encoding uncharacterized protein LOC121757455 translates to MKSQWKRLNENASNWVAACIEANARRRSGMSNQDVENEAHSIYQAGGGNKFQDLIVFNEVMSKHPKWSIHDITHVFPDNENVVYEHDGSNSKRTKTSESGEYSIPSNSETPTSGHSTSFRPIGRDKTKRKGKSKVTQSDSTNAQVAAELHALRLAKDNVNELVKARLQIEREKLETL